From Halostagnicola kamekurae, the proteins below share one genomic window:
- a CDS encoding mandelate racemase/muconate lactonizing enzyme family protein: MYEDFASTLAATMWTDFDETPHRDGPTAEITDVDSFVIDGNFPWTIVTLETDRGVTGIGEAYPSPGVHEIVTDYLRPVLVGENPLDVERLYNLMRESLSGRGSQWGVGTIAISGIEIALWDAAGKILDQPVYQLLGGKTREEVRVYADCHAGEAMVSSAEEGQEETTYEPEAYARAARLAVEDGFDAVKFDLDVPSGRDIDTLSRHFDPPEIEHKRSVVEAVTEEVGTDAEVAVDLHWNFSPETAERLCRAIEPYDLAWIEDPLPPENTDAMRELKRSTDVTLLTGENRYGRHGFRDLIEDQAVDFLAPDVPKTGGIAETKKIADMAEAYYQALIPHNIGSPVATVATAHVGATVPNFVALEYHAREVPWWDDLVARDEPLIQNGRLTVPDEPGLGIELDWDVVEKHRKTRD, encoded by the coding sequence ATGTACGAGGACTTCGCATCCACGCTCGCGGCGACGATGTGGACAGATTTCGACGAGACGCCCCACCGAGACGGACCGACGGCGGAAATCACGGACGTCGATTCGTTCGTCATCGACGGTAACTTCCCGTGGACGATCGTCACGCTCGAAACCGATCGGGGCGTGACCGGCATCGGCGAGGCCTACCCCTCGCCGGGTGTCCACGAAATCGTCACGGACTACCTTCGGCCCGTACTCGTCGGCGAGAACCCGCTCGACGTCGAACGGCTCTACAACCTCATGCGCGAGAGCCTCTCCGGTCGGGGCTCGCAGTGGGGCGTCGGAACAATCGCCATAAGCGGTATCGAAATCGCACTCTGGGACGCGGCGGGGAAAATACTCGACCAACCGGTCTACCAGCTCCTCGGCGGGAAGACGCGAGAGGAAGTCCGCGTCTACGCCGACTGTCACGCGGGGGAGGCGATGGTGTCCTCGGCCGAGGAGGGCCAGGAGGAGACGACCTACGAGCCGGAGGCGTACGCGCGGGCCGCCCGATTGGCGGTCGAGGACGGTTTCGACGCCGTCAAGTTCGACCTCGATGTCCCGTCCGGTCGGGACATCGACACGCTCTCGAGACACTTCGATCCGCCGGAGATCGAGCACAAGCGATCGGTCGTCGAGGCGGTCACCGAGGAGGTCGGCACCGACGCCGAAGTCGCGGTCGACCTCCACTGGAACTTCAGTCCCGAAACGGCCGAACGGCTGTGCCGGGCCATCGAGCCCTACGATCTCGCCTGGATCGAAGACCCGCTTCCCCCGGAGAACACCGACGCGATGCGGGAGCTAAAGCGATCGACCGACGTGACGTTACTGACCGGGGAGAACCGCTACGGCCGTCACGGATTCCGCGACCTCATCGAGGACCAGGCGGTCGACTTCCTCGCGCCCGACGTGCCAAAGACCGGCGGCATCGCGGAGACCAAGAAGATCGCGGACATGGCGGAAGCCTACTATCAGGCATTGATACCCCACAACATCGGCAGCCCGGTCGCGACCGTCGCGACCGCCCACGTCGGCGCGACGGTGCCGAACTTCGTCGCCCTCGAGTATCACGCCCGCGAAGTCCCGTGGTGGGACGATCTCGTCGCGCGGGACGAACCGCTCATCCAGAACGGGCGGCTTACCGTTCCCGACGAACCGGGCCTCGGCATCGAACTCGACTGGGATGTCGTCGAGAAACATCGAAAGACTCGAGACTGA
- a CDS encoding CoA-acylating methylmalonate-semialdehyde dehydrogenase, with protein sequence MSEQRERAVSVDVRDHVDNYVGGRWTTPEGDSSQPVVDPATGDELATVEFSTVETVDEAVQTADEAFEEWRQTPVVERVQYLFDLKTELENRLEEIATALSREHGKTVGEARGEIKRGIENVEVACGMPNMMREGSGNVEDVAADMDEYAVRQPLGVFTAITPFNFPAMIPLWFLPYAVATGNTFVLKPSEKVPLSSQLIFEAVDAVGFPDGVVNLVNGGADTVNALLEHDDIEGVSFVGSSPVAKHVYETAAEHGKRVQAQGGAKNYAVVTDQAAVDEAVPNIIGSVYGNAGQRCLANDVVVGVDTVYDDLRERLIEAAENLTVGIGLDEDTDVGPLITGDSRERVLDLIDEALEEGAELVLDGRDFEHPDEDLDGHFLGPTLLEGVTTDMEIAQTEIFGPVLCLADADDLDSAIEMVNSTKYGNASSIYTESGSEARQYRYEVDAGNIGVNVGVCAPMGFFHFGGRKASFFGDLHAQGEDAVNFYTEKTIQIERWYS encoded by the coding sequence ATGTCCGAGCAACGAGAGCGAGCAGTTTCGGTAGATGTACGTGACCACGTCGACAACTACGTCGGCGGACGGTGGACGACACCGGAGGGTGACAGTTCCCAGCCGGTCGTCGATCCCGCCACGGGGGACGAACTCGCAACCGTCGAATTCTCGACCGTCGAAACCGTCGACGAAGCGGTCCAGACGGCAGACGAGGCGTTCGAAGAGTGGCGACAGACGCCCGTCGTCGAGCGAGTACAGTATCTCTTCGACCTGAAGACCGAACTCGAGAACCGTCTCGAGGAGATTGCAACGGCGCTGTCGCGCGAGCACGGCAAGACCGTCGGGGAGGCCCGCGGCGAAATTAAGCGCGGCATCGAGAACGTCGAGGTAGCCTGCGGGATGCCGAACATGATGCGCGAGGGCAGCGGGAACGTCGAAGACGTGGCCGCCGATATGGACGAGTACGCCGTCCGCCAACCCCTCGGCGTCTTCACCGCCATCACGCCGTTTAATTTCCCGGCGATGATCCCGCTGTGGTTCCTACCGTACGCGGTCGCGACGGGCAACACGTTCGTCCTCAAGCCCAGCGAGAAGGTGCCGTTGAGCTCCCAGCTCATCTTCGAGGCCGTCGACGCGGTCGGCTTCCCGGACGGCGTCGTCAACCTCGTCAACGGCGGCGCGGATACCGTCAACGCGCTGCTAGAGCACGACGACATCGAGGGCGTCTCGTTCGTCGGGAGCTCCCCGGTCGCAAAGCACGTCTACGAGACCGCAGCCGAGCACGGAAAGCGCGTCCAGGCACAGGGCGGCGCGAAAAACTACGCCGTCGTTACCGACCAGGCAGCCGTGGACGAGGCGGTTCCGAACATCATCGGCTCGGTGTACGGCAACGCCGGGCAGCGCTGTCTCGCCAACGACGTCGTCGTGGGCGTCGATACCGTCTACGACGACCTCCGCGAACGGTTGATCGAGGCCGCCGAAAACCTCACCGTCGGCATCGGGCTCGACGAAGATACCGACGTCGGCCCGCTCATCACGGGCGACTCGCGGGAGCGAGTCCTCGACCTGATCGACGAGGCGCTCGAGGAGGGGGCCGAACTCGTCCTCGACGGTCGGGACTTCGAACACCCGGACGAGGACCTCGACGGCCACTTCCTCGGGCCGACGCTCCTCGAGGGCGTGACGACTGACATGGAGATCGCACAGACGGAGATCTTCGGTCCAGTGTTGTGTCTCGCCGACGCGGACGACCTCGATTCGGCGATCGAGATGGTCAACTCGACGAAGTACGGTAACGCGTCTTCGATCTACACTGAGTCCGGCAGCGAAGCGCGACAGTACCGGTACGAAGTGGATGCGGGCAACATCGGCGTCAACGTCGGCGTCTGTGCGCCGATGGGCTTTTTCCACTTCGGCGGGCGCAAAGCGTCGTTCTTCGGCGACCTCCACGCACAGGGCGAGGATGCGGTCAACTTCTACACCGAGAAGACCATTCAGATCGAACGGTGGTACAGCTAA
- a CDS encoding LLM class flavin-dependent oxidoreductase: MVRIDYMAHQEQYDPSTLLEYGERATDGGYETVWTSDHFHPWFHTEAESGFAWSWLGAATERFDGPIGTCVTPATGHYHPGMIAQAFATLQHLHDDRVLLGLSTGEAMNETPLGFDWPEYPERRDRLEESLEIIRALWGDDEWLGDGVRDQIDEEGFVTYQGERFDLDEANLYTMSDESPEIHIAANGPSTARLAARYADGFITVKKGSEFTDRLYPAIRRYAEEEGNDPDAIETTLLVTASYDPNYKRALAATRPWWATTQNVFDRAMADPREIEAEGEKATREEVEEKFLIADDPSTIAAQLEEYAEMGFDRIAVGNTSPEPERLFEVMNDEVIPSL, from the coding sequence ATGGTTCGAATCGATTACATGGCGCATCAGGAGCAGTACGACCCGTCGACGCTGCTGGAGTACGGGGAACGGGCCACCGACGGCGGCTACGAGACGGTCTGGACCTCGGATCACTTCCATCCCTGGTTTCACACCGAGGCGGAGTCGGGATTCGCGTGGTCCTGGCTCGGTGCCGCGACGGAACGGTTCGACGGGCCGATCGGAACGTGCGTGACGCCGGCGACCGGCCACTATCACCCCGGGATGATAGCCCAGGCCTTTGCCACGCTGCAACACCTCCACGACGATCGCGTGTTGCTCGGGCTCTCGACCGGCGAGGCGATGAACGAGACGCCGCTCGGCTTCGACTGGCCCGAGTACCCCGAGCGCCGCGATCGGCTCGAGGAATCGCTCGAAATCATACGTGCCCTCTGGGGCGACGACGAGTGGCTCGGCGACGGCGTCCGCGATCAGATCGACGAAGAGGGGTTCGTCACGTACCAGGGAGAGCGCTTCGACCTCGACGAAGCGAACCTGTACACGATGTCCGACGAATCGCCGGAGATCCACATCGCCGCGAACGGACCGAGTACCGCTCGTCTCGCGGCCCGGTACGCCGACGGGTTCATCACAGTCAAGAAAGGTTCTGAGTTCACGGATCGGCTCTATCCCGCGATCCGTCGATACGCCGAGGAGGAGGGGAATGATCCGGACGCGATCGAAACGACCCTACTCGTGACGGCGTCGTACGACCCAAACTACAAGCGAGCGCTCGCGGCGACGCGCCCGTGGTGGGCGACGACCCAGAACGTCTTCGACCGGGCGATGGCCGACCCGAGGGAGATCGAGGCCGAAGGCGAGAAAGCGACCCGCGAAGAAGTCGAGGAGAAGTTCCTCATCGCGGACGACCCGTCCACGATCGCGGCCCAGCTCGAGGAGTACGCTGAGATGGGGTTCGATCGAATCGCGGTCGGGAACACCAGCCCGGAGCCCGAACGGCTGTTCGAAGTGATGAACGACGAGGTGATTCCGTCGTTGTAG